A stretch of the Uranotaenia lowii strain MFRU-FL chromosome 3, ASM2978415v1, whole genome shotgun sequence genome encodes the following:
- the LOC129753059 gene encoding uncharacterized protein LOC129753059: MATERRIKSLKLRLRSIETSFSLIRVFANNFREDTQSVEVPVRLENLGVLWADFCKTQAELEAAEVDDPEVIDFQLKQRAQFETEYYRVKGFLLSVNKTIPTSCIQSSQSSAHFPASSQIRLPDVKLPVFNGTLENWLNFHDLFISLVHSSSELSNIQKFYYLRSSLAGDALKLIQTIGLSANNYPVAWILLVEHFQNPSRLKQAYIDSLFEFVPLKRESAADLHSLVEKFEANVRILKQLGERTEYWDVLLIRMLSIRLDTKTRRDWEEFSSVHEAVTFPDLVLFLQRRVTVLQSVSNVNLDNSSISASKKPVYRSSVVSNGATQVSFRQCHACSEHHPLYQCSVFTKMTTEDKEKLVRRQQLCRNCLRKGHQARTCQSKNTCRKCRGKHHSQLCNQDSGHLESNRPKTDTKDPVPASEECSSSLSAAVQKPPTGFRSHKVLLATAVINLVDDFGNTHPARALLDSGSECSFITEAVSQKLKAQRNKVHLTISGIGQSSVQARCKLRATLHSRVTEFSTVVELFVLPKLTLNLPSATLSISKWDVPKGIQLAGPGFYESNPIDVVLGADIFFELFKPSGRIPLGESLPILVNSVLGWVVSGKVSNFNPVGIVASNVATIADFVPFV, translated from the coding sequence ATGGCTACCGAGCGCAGAATCAAGTCGCTCAAGTTGAGACTCCGCAGCATTGAGACATCCTTCAGCCTCATAAGGGTGTTTGCCAATAACTTCCGAGAAGATACCCAGTCTGTTGAAGTGCCGGTGCGGCTGGAGAATCTCGGAGTCCTATGGGCGGACTTCTGCAAAACTCAGGCTGAGTTGGAGGCTGCTGAAGTTGACGATCCGGAAGTCATCGATTTTCAACTCAAGCAGCGTGCTCAATTTGAAACGGAATATTACCGTGTAAAGGGATTTTTGCTTTCCGTGAATAAAACCATCCCGACATCGTGCATCCAATCTTCTCAGTCCAGCGCGCACTTCCCTGCTTCTTCTCAAATTCGCCTACCAGATGTCAAACTTCCTGTATTCAACGGAACACTCGAGAATTGGCTGAATTTCCACGACCTGTTTATTTCTTTAGTGCATTCTTCCAGCGAATTGTCGAACATACAAAAGTTTTACTATCTACGGTCATCTCTGGCTGGAGATGCACTAAAACTAATTCAAACAATTGGGCTCAGCGCCAACAACTATCCCGTTGCCTGGATTCTGCTTGTAGAGCACTTCCAGAATCCGTCGCGTCTCAAGCAAGCCTACATCGATTCTCTTTTTGAGTTTGTCCCATTGAAGCGAGAATCAGCAGCCGATCTCCATTCCCTAGTAGAAAAATTCGAAGCCAACGTCCGGATCTTAAAGCAGTTGGGTGAAAGAACCGAATATTGGGATGTTCTGCTGATCCGCATGCTGAGTATTCGCCTTGATACCAAAACACGAAGGGATTGGGAAGAGTTTTCGTCAGTACATGAGGCCGTCACGTTTCCGGATTTGGTCCTGTTCCTCCAAAGACGGGTTACGGTACTGCAGAGTGTCAGCAACGTTAATCTGGATAATTCGTCTATTTCTGCTTCAAAAAAACCCGTTTATCGATCGTCAGTTGTCAGCAATGGTGCCACTCAAGTTTCTTTCCGTCAATGCCATGCCTGTTCTGAACATCATCCGCTCTACCAATGCTCTGTGTTCACGAAAATGACCACCGAGGACAAGGAAAAGCTCGTGCGTCGCCAGCAACTGTGTCGGAACTGCCTTCGAAAGGGGCACCAAGCCAGAACATGTCAGTCCAAGAACACCTGTCGAAAATGTCGAGGGAAGCACCATAGCCAACTGTGCAACCAGGACTCCGGTCATCTTGAATCTAACCGACCGAAAACTGATACCAAGGATCCCGTTCCAGCCAGTGAAGAATGTTCTTCGTCACTGTCCGCGGCAGTTCAAAAGCCTCCTACTGGATTTCGCTCTCACAAGGTACTCCTTGCAACGGCCGTCATTAATCTCGTTGATGATTTCGGCAATACCCATCCAGCTAGAGCACTTCTCGATTCTGGGAGCGAATGTAGCTTTATCACCGAAgcagtttcacaaaaactcaaGGCTCAACGCAACAAGGTTCATCTAACGATCTCCGGCATCGGTCAGTCATCCGTACAAGCTCGCTGTAAACTTCGGGCTACCCTACATTCCCGAGTTACCGAATTCTCTACTGTCGTTGAACTGTTTGTGTTACCAAAACTAACCTTAAACTTACCATCCGCCACATTGAGTATCTCAAAATGGGACGTGCCAAAGGGAATACAGTTAGCAGGCCCTGGTTTCTACGAAAGCAATCCTATCGACGTAGTTCTGGGGGCCGACATCTTTTTCGAACTCTTCAAGCCATCCGGTAGAATTCCTCTTGGAGAATCTCTTCCTATACTGGTGAACTCCGTTCTTGGTTGGGTGGTATCTGGGAAGGTGTCGAATTTCAATCCTGTCGGTATCGTAGCTTCCAATGTTGCAACTATCGCAGATTTCGTTCCGTTtgtctga